In the genome of Flaviflexus ciconiae, one region contains:
- a CDS encoding alpha-1,4-glucan--maltose-1-phosphate maltosyltransferase, with amino-acid sequence MTTSSNSRDTRKPAGQDRRTVSTDTPTESARPRRAAFAPVGRIPIIDVSPVIEDGRWPAKATVGEAFPVRGTVFREGHDEFSAEAVLTRPDGTEAQRVRMVDTKPGLNRYEGWVVPDATGTWSFHIESWSDPYRTWEHNATVKIEAGVDERLMIDEGIAVLTRAAENAPADSAERTTLAAAADAMKGEGTPASLLTHGLTTAVHDALSRYPLRDMMTYSAEYLVNVDRELALYGSWYEFFPRSAGAFQRPDGTWVPGTLKTATEELDRIKAMGFTVAYLTPIHPIGSTNRKGRNNTLTAEPGDPGSPYGIGSEDGGHDTIHPDLGTFEDFDRLVARARELDLEVALDIALQASPDHPWVTEHPEWFTTRLDGTIAYAENPPKKYQDIYPLNFDNDPEGIYVAIRDMLTLWADHGVTLFRIDNPHTKPLPFWQRLLAEFRETYPDVIFLAEAFTKPPMLQTLGAIGFHQSYNYFAWRNEKTEIEEYLMELAYETDHLVRPAFWPTTHDILTPYMQRGGVPAFAIRAILAATGAPTWGIYSGYELAENIARPGAEEQIDNEKYQFKSRDYGLGDSTGITPLLTKLNAVRAAHPALQRLRNVTIHPTTSDKIICFSKKMRDGEGKQDTVIVALNLDPFITHDALIDLDFSTLGLGDDYHGGSIIVDDELTGQTFEWGQRPFVRLDPHGSAAHILSVRIP; translated from the coding sequence GTGACTACTTCAAGCAATTCCCGGGATACCCGGAAGCCTGCAGGCCAGGATCGTCGTACTGTTTCTACCGATACGCCGACTGAGTCGGCACGCCCGCGGCGCGCGGCTTTCGCACCCGTCGGCCGCATTCCGATTATTGACGTATCGCCGGTCATTGAGGACGGCAGGTGGCCCGCGAAGGCCACCGTCGGCGAAGCCTTCCCCGTACGTGGAACCGTTTTCCGCGAGGGCCACGACGAGTTCAGTGCCGAAGCGGTGCTGACGCGCCCCGACGGCACCGAGGCTCAGCGCGTACGCATGGTCGACACGAAGCCGGGGCTCAACCGCTACGAAGGCTGGGTGGTCCCGGACGCGACCGGCACCTGGTCATTCCACATTGAATCCTGGTCCGATCCCTATCGCACGTGGGAGCACAACGCGACCGTCAAGATCGAGGCCGGTGTCGACGAGCGGCTCATGATCGACGAAGGAATTGCTGTCCTCACTCGAGCGGCCGAGAATGCACCGGCGGATTCTGCTGAACGCACGACGCTCGCGGCGGCTGCCGACGCTATGAAGGGCGAGGGCACGCCCGCCTCGTTGCTTACGCACGGTCTCACAACCGCCGTCCATGATGCGCTGTCCCGGTACCCGTTGCGGGACATGATGACCTACTCTGCCGAGTACCTGGTGAACGTTGACAGGGAGCTTGCCCTGTATGGCTCCTGGTACGAGTTCTTCCCCCGCTCCGCGGGAGCATTCCAGCGCCCGGACGGCACCTGGGTACCCGGCACCCTGAAGACCGCCACGGAGGAGCTGGATCGCATTAAGGCTATGGGCTTCACCGTCGCCTACCTGACCCCGATCCACCCGATTGGCTCAACAAACAGGAAGGGCCGGAACAACACGCTGACGGCGGAGCCGGGCGACCCCGGTTCGCCCTACGGCATAGGTTCGGAAGACGGCGGGCACGACACGATCCACCCCGATCTCGGTACCTTCGAGGACTTCGACCGCTTAGTTGCTCGCGCGCGCGAGCTCGATCTCGAGGTTGCTCTCGACATTGCTCTCCAGGCCTCCCCCGATCACCCCTGGGTGACAGAACATCCGGAATGGTTTACGACCAGGCTTGATGGCACGATTGCCTACGCGGAGAACCCACCGAAGAAATACCAGGACATTTATCCGCTGAACTTTGACAACGATCCCGAGGGGATCTATGTCGCAATCAGGGACATGCTGACGCTGTGGGCGGATCACGGAGTGACCCTGTTCCGCATCGACAATCCGCACACGAAGCCACTCCCGTTCTGGCAACGACTCCTTGCGGAGTTCCGCGAGACGTACCCGGATGTCATTTTCCTTGCGGAGGCATTCACGAAGCCCCCGATGCTGCAAACGCTCGGCGCTATTGGCTTCCACCAGTCGTACAACTACTTCGCGTGGCGCAACGAGAAGACCGAGATCGAAGAGTATCTCATGGAGCTCGCCTACGAGACCGATCACCTGGTCCGCCCGGCCTTCTGGCCAACCACGCACGACATTCTCACGCCCTACATGCAAAGGGGTGGCGTTCCCGCCTTCGCTATCCGCGCTATTCTCGCTGCCACCGGCGCTCCGACGTGGGGTATCTACTCCGGGTATGAGCTCGCGGAGAACATTGCGCGCCCGGGTGCCGAGGAGCAAATCGACAACGAAAAGTACCAGTTCAAGTCGCGCGACTACGGCCTGGGTGACTCCACGGGAATCACCCCGCTGTTGACGAAGCTCAACGCCGTGCGTGCCGCACACCCGGCACTGCAGCGCCTGCGTAACGTGACGATCCATCCGACAACGTCGGACAAGATCATCTGCTTCTCGAAGAAGATGAGGGACGGCGAAGGCAAGCAGGACACTGTCATTGTTGCCCTGAACCTCGATCCGTTTATCACCCACGACGCTCTCATCGATCTTGATTTTTCGACGTTGGGCCTCGGAGATGATTATCATGGCGGTTCTATCATCGTTGACGACGAGCTGACGGGGCAGACATTCGAGTGGGGGCAGCGGCCCTTCGTCCGCCTCGATCCCCACGGCTCGGCTGCCCACATCCTGTCAGTGAGGATTCCGTGA
- the treS gene encoding maltose alpha-D-glucosyltransferase — protein MTSSLSVTTNSSPFGDLGRPGLSDDPKWYETAVFYEALLRAIHDSNGSGIGDMRGLISRLDYLQWLGVDCIWIPPFYPSPMRDGGYDISNYTAIKSEYGTIDDFTELVDEAHARGIRIIIDLVINHTSDQHPWFQASRANPDGPYGDFYVWSDTDEKYEDARIIFIDTEASNWTFDPVRRQYYWHRFFSHQPDLNFENPAVQEAIFDVLRYWCRIGVDGFRLDAIPYLFEEEGTNCENLPQTHAFIASLRKMMDEEFPGHILLAEANQWPEDVVEYYGTDEAPECHMCFHFPVMPRIYYSLREQRATSIKEILAATPDIPRGAQWGTFLRNHDELTLEMVSTEERAAMYGWYAEDPRMRANVGIRRRLAPLLGNSRPEIELANALLLSLPGSPCLYYGDEIGMGDNIWLPDRDSVRTPMQWTPDRNAGFSTADPGKLYLPPIQSLVHHYQAVNVESQLVQPSSLLHWTRGMLEIRKQHPVLGSGAFEILPTDNEAVLAYLRYDEDETVLCVMNMANTPRAATINLPERYGNWRTTDVFGGAGFPNITEDATYLATLGSRDFFWLTVSSPELVEAAPVDGMPAKVEPREDRFEAAAVPSPIQPLEKE, from the coding sequence GTGACTTCATCCCTTTCTGTAACAACCAACTCCTCCCCGTTTGGCGACCTCGGACGCCCCGGACTGAGCGACGATCCAAAATGGTACGAGACTGCTGTCTTCTACGAAGCGTTGCTACGTGCGATACACGACTCGAACGGGTCCGGTATTGGCGATATGCGCGGCCTTATCAGCAGGCTCGACTACCTCCAGTGGCTCGGCGTTGACTGCATCTGGATCCCGCCGTTCTATCCCTCCCCGATGAGGGACGGTGGCTACGACATCTCGAACTACACGGCGATCAAGTCGGAGTACGGGACGATCGATGACTTCACGGAGCTCGTCGACGAGGCGCACGCCCGCGGGATCAGGATCATCATCGACCTCGTCATCAACCACACTTCCGATCAGCACCCGTGGTTCCAGGCCTCCCGGGCCAATCCGGATGGTCCCTACGGAGACTTCTACGTATGGTCCGATACGGATGAGAAATACGAGGATGCTCGCATCATCTTCATCGATACAGAGGCATCGAACTGGACGTTTGATCCGGTGCGCCGCCAATACTACTGGCACCGCTTTTTCTCCCATCAGCCAGACCTGAACTTTGAGAACCCGGCCGTACAGGAAGCCATCTTCGATGTGCTCCGCTACTGGTGCCGCATCGGGGTTGATGGCTTCCGTCTTGATGCGATCCCCTACCTCTTTGAGGAAGAGGGCACGAACTGCGAGAACCTCCCGCAAACCCACGCATTCATTGCGTCCCTGCGGAAAATGATGGACGAGGAATTCCCCGGCCACATTCTCCTCGCGGAAGCCAATCAGTGGCCGGAAGATGTTGTCGAATACTACGGCACGGACGAAGCCCCCGAATGCCACATGTGCTTCCACTTCCCCGTTATGCCCAGGATCTACTACTCGCTGCGCGAACAGCGGGCCACCTCGATTAAGGAAATCCTGGCAGCAACCCCCGATATTCCACGGGGTGCCCAATGGGGCACGTTCCTCCGTAACCACGATGAGCTCACGCTCGAAATGGTGTCGACCGAGGAGCGCGCGGCCATGTACGGCTGGTACGCTGAGGATCCCCGAATGAGAGCAAACGTCGGTATCCGCCGGCGCCTCGCACCCCTGCTCGGTAACTCTCGGCCCGAGATCGAACTGGCAAACGCCCTGCTCCTGTCGCTACCGGGTTCACCGTGCCTGTACTACGGCGACGAGATCGGCATGGGAGACAATATTTGGCTCCCCGACCGCGACAGCGTACGCACCCCCATGCAGTGGACACCGGACCGCAACGCCGGTTTCTCCACCGCCGACCCGGGCAAGCTCTACCTGCCTCCCATCCAGTCGCTCGTCCACCACTATCAGGCCGTCAACGTTGAATCGCAGCTGGTCCAGCCCTCCTCGCTCCTGCACTGGACGCGCGGCATGCTGGAGATCCGCAAGCAGCACCCGGTGCTCGGCTCCGGTGCCTTCGAGATCCTGCCCACCGACAACGAGGCCGTTCTCGCCTACCTCCGGTACGACGAGGACGAAACCGTCCTATGCGTCATGAACATGGCAAACACGCCCCGTGCGGCAACAATCAATCTGCCGGAACGCTACGGGAACTGGCGGACGACAGACGTGTTCGGCGGAGCCGGTTTCCCGAATATCACGGAGGACGCCACCTACCTGGCAACGCTGGGTTCGCGCGATTTCTTCTGGCTCACCGTGTCCTCCCCGGAACTCGTGGAAGCAGCACCGGTGGACGGCATGCCCGCCAAGGTGGAGCCCCGCGAAGACCGCTTCGAAGCGGCTGCCGTCCCCTCCCCGATCCAGCCCCTAGAGAAGGAATAG
- the glgB gene encoding 1,4-alpha-glucan branching protein GlgB, giving the protein MELEPVEVSQDNLAAVAYGDYHAPHDVLGPHLGEDSVTIRVIRHLATGVTIVTEDREYEAVHEYNGVWVAVVPGTEIPDYRVRAEYSEDLVTTTDDPYRFLPTVGELDLYLFGEGRHEELWRVFGSHLKEYESVLGTTRGTSFSVWAPNARAVRVVGDFNHWNGKAHAMRSLGASGVWELFIPDATEGQAYKYEIQYRDGSWHQKADPMARRTEKPPLTASVITKARFKWDDDKWITKRETTNPLEGPISIYEVHLGSWRQDLNFKELAEHLIGHVKYLGFTHVELMPIAEHPYGPSWGYQVTSYYAPTARFGEPDEFRYLINELHNAGIGVIMDWVPAHFPKDAWALANFDGTHLYEDPDPRRGEHPDWGTLIFNYGRHEVRNFLVANALYWIDEYHIDGIRVDAVASLLYLDYSREDGQWSPNIYGGRENLEAISFMQETNATAYRNHPGILMIAEESTSWPGVTNMTENGGLGFGLKWNMGWMNDTLRYLAEEPINRRYHHGEITFSLVYAFSEQFMLPLSHDEVVHGKGSLYSKMPGDDWQKRAGVRALFAYQWAHPGKQLIFMGQEFAQTGEWDESKGLDWWLTENKNHDQVMSLVAELNKVYLDTPALWSDDFTNHGFEWIEVSDGDHNVLSFIRKSKDEKDWLAVVVNFAGTPHENYRVGLPFSGTWEEVLNTDDPAWGGSGVTNGTVETDPIGWNGRAQSAALRVPPLGAVWLKPTKITTI; this is encoded by the coding sequence ATGGAATTAGAGCCAGTAGAAGTTTCGCAGGACAATCTTGCGGCAGTCGCCTACGGGGACTATCACGCACCGCACGATGTTCTCGGACCCCACCTTGGGGAAGATTCCGTAACCATCCGCGTTATCCGTCATCTCGCCACCGGGGTCACGATTGTGACGGAGGATCGCGAGTACGAAGCGGTCCACGAGTACAACGGGGTCTGGGTGGCCGTTGTACCGGGCACGGAGATCCCGGACTATCGCGTGCGCGCCGAATATTCGGAAGACCTCGTTACCACCACGGATGATCCCTACCGTTTCCTCCCCACCGTGGGAGAGCTCGACCTCTACCTGTTCGGAGAGGGTCGACACGAAGAGCTATGGCGCGTTTTCGGCTCCCACCTGAAGGAGTACGAGTCCGTCCTCGGAACCACGCGCGGAACCTCGTTCTCCGTATGGGCACCGAATGCTCGCGCGGTCCGCGTCGTTGGCGACTTCAACCATTGGAACGGGAAGGCTCACGCCATGCGTTCTCTGGGCGCCTCCGGTGTCTGGGAGCTGTTTATCCCCGATGCTACCGAAGGTCAGGCCTACAAGTACGAGATTCAGTACCGGGACGGCTCCTGGCATCAGAAGGCCGACCCAATGGCACGCCGCACCGAGAAACCGCCGCTGACCGCCTCTGTCATCACGAAGGCCCGCTTCAAGTGGGATGACGACAAGTGGATTACTAAGCGCGAGACGACCAACCCGCTCGAGGGCCCCATTTCGATCTACGAGGTTCACCTCGGATCGTGGCGTCAGGACCTGAACTTCAAGGAACTCGCGGAACACCTCATCGGCCACGTCAAGTACTTGGGCTTCACCCACGTTGAGCTCATGCCGATTGCGGAGCACCCATACGGGCCGTCCTGGGGTTACCAGGTGACGTCCTACTACGCGCCCACGGCACGTTTCGGCGAGCCCGACGAGTTCCGTTACCTCATCAACGAGCTCCACAACGCCGGCATCGGCGTCATCATGGACTGGGTGCCTGCCCACTTCCCGAAGGATGCCTGGGCACTGGCCAACTTCGATGGAACTCATCTCTACGAGGATCCGGATCCGCGCCGCGGCGAGCACCCCGACTGGGGAACCCTGATTTTCAACTACGGTCGCCACGAGGTACGCAACTTCCTGGTAGCGAACGCCCTGTACTGGATCGACGAGTACCACATTGACGGTATCCGCGTCGATGCTGTGGCTTCCCTGCTCTACCTCGACTACTCGAGGGAAGACGGCCAGTGGAGCCCCAACATCTACGGCGGCCGCGAGAACCTCGAAGCGATCTCCTTCATGCAGGAGACAAACGCAACCGCCTACCGCAACCACCCCGGTATTCTCATGATCGCCGAGGAGTCCACCTCGTGGCCGGGCGTCACCAACATGACGGAGAACGGCGGCCTCGGCTTCGGGCTCAAGTGGAACATGGGCTGGATGAACGACACCCTGCGCTACCTAGCGGAAGAGCCAATCAACCGACGCTACCACCACGGCGAGATCACGTTCTCCCTCGTGTATGCGTTCTCCGAGCAGTTCATGCTGCCCCTCTCCCACGACGAGGTCGTGCACGGAAAGGGCTCCCTGTACTCGAAGATGCCGGGAGATGACTGGCAGAAACGTGCCGGTGTCCGTGCCCTGTTCGCTTACCAGTGGGCCCACCCCGGTAAGCAGCTCATCTTCATGGGCCAGGAGTTCGCCCAGACCGGCGAATGGGACGAGTCGAAGGGCCTTGACTGGTGGCTCACCGAGAACAAGAACCATGACCAGGTCATGTCGCTTGTCGCCGAGCTCAACAAGGTCTACCTCGATACCCCGGCTCTCTGGTCCGATGACTTCACGAACCACGGTTTCGAGTGGATCGAGGTCTCGGACGGCGATCACAACGTCCTCTCCTTTATTCGCAAGTCGAAGGATGAGAAGGACTGGCTTGCTGTCGTCGTCAACTTCGCTGGCACTCCCCACGAGAATTACCGCGTGGGTCTGCCCTTCTCAGGCACCTGGGAGGAAGTCCTCAACACCGATGACCCCGCTTGGGGAGGATCCGGCGTCACCAACGGCACCGTCGAAACCGACCCGATTGGATGGAACGGCAGGGCACAGTCCGCGGCTCTCCGCGTTCCCCCGCTCGGAGCCGTTTGGCTGAAGCCCACCAAGATCACGACGATCTAG
- a CDS encoding NaeI family type II restriction endonuclease, which yields MSEDANGDEQPDEEVQEVASFILSQDPDGKRMARVFRDTFDQLYDGQRTGRFRIDQLMKTEKAHFGSLIEINLQRELKFLDGDKLDYKIADHEVDSKYSHTGAWMLPGESFDEIVLVSVADDKNAIWSVGLVRVTKENRRSSANRDRKTSLNQLGRSRILWLFRDQPMQPNALQLLSPEAVRAIMDPRKSGQARINELFRQATNVRLSRNIIATVGQQSDYMKRVRYNGGARSALRPEGHIILGGDYRAQTNIAQGLGATVPEPGEFVSVQVVPADPHNGSLIDGSWWRLKNDDDRITVDAPIIR from the coding sequence ATGAGTGAAGATGCTAATGGAGATGAGCAACCGGACGAAGAAGTTCAAGAGGTTGCTAGCTTTATTCTTAGTCAAGATCCTGATGGAAAGCGCATGGCAAGAGTTTTCCGCGATACGTTTGATCAGCTATATGACGGTCAGCGCACTGGGAGATTTCGTATTGACCAGTTAATGAAAACCGAAAAGGCACACTTTGGTTCACTTATCGAGATAAACCTTCAACGTGAGCTCAAGTTCCTGGATGGCGACAAGCTCGATTACAAGATTGCCGATCATGAGGTCGACTCCAAGTACTCTCACACAGGGGCATGGATGTTGCCCGGTGAAAGCTTCGACGAAATTGTTCTCGTGTCAGTTGCCGACGACAAGAACGCGATTTGGAGCGTCGGCTTAGTTCGCGTCACAAAGGAGAACAGACGGTCAAGCGCGAACCGAGACCGGAAGACTAGCCTGAACCAATTGGGGCGTAGTCGAATACTCTGGCTCTTTCGAGATCAACCGATGCAACCCAACGCGCTTCAGCTACTGTCACCCGAAGCTGTTAGAGCAATTATGGATCCCAGAAAGAGCGGCCAAGCACGGATCAACGAGCTCTTCCGCCAGGCAACAAATGTTCGTCTAAGTCGGAACATCATCGCAACTGTTGGGCAACAAAGCGACTACATGAAGCGAGTCCGCTACAATGGTGGCGCCAGGAGCGCATTGCGCCCTGAAGGTCACATCATCCTCGGGGGCGACTATCGGGCGCAGACCAACATTGCACAGGGGCTTGGAGCCACTGTCCCCGAGCCGGGCGAGTTTGTGAGCGTTCAAGTGGTCCCTGCCGATCCTCATAATGGATCATTGATTGATGGCTCGTGGTGGCGCCTTAAGAATGACGACGACAGAATCACCGTCGATGCTCCGATAATCCGATGA
- a CDS encoding DNA cytosine methyltransferase — MALGNDLSVLEICAGAGGQSSGLENAGFGHALAVEIDKDAASTLRLNRPDWNVLEADVREVSGTDYRGIDLLAGGVPCPPFSIAGQQLGADDERDLFPEAMRLVDEARPEAVMLENVRGLATARFANYRQSILDTLDELGYEADWQLLYSSEYGVPQLRPRFVLVAFKKGNLENFKWPSPAGTPPSVGKVLKPLMAERGWLGATQWARGANAIAPTLVGGSKKHGGADLGPTRAKEAWLKLGVNGKGIADEAPGPDEAMDHIPKLTNIMAARVQGFDKKWRFAGRKTSVYRQIGNAFPPPVATAIGESIAVAIGASSESSRSTRGTQLRSVS; from the coding sequence ATGGCTTTGGGAAATGATCTGAGTGTTCTTGAGATTTGTGCTGGCGCAGGTGGCCAGTCCTCCGGCTTGGAGAATGCCGGATTTGGACATGCGCTGGCAGTAGAAATTGATAAGGATGCGGCTTCGACGCTACGTCTGAACCGCCCGGATTGGAACGTCCTTGAGGCGGATGTCAGAGAGGTTAGTGGTACTGATTATCGAGGTATTGATCTCCTGGCTGGCGGTGTGCCGTGCCCTCCCTTCTCGATCGCTGGACAGCAGCTCGGGGCCGATGATGAACGAGACTTGTTCCCCGAGGCGATGCGGCTTGTTGATGAGGCACGGCCAGAGGCCGTAATGCTTGAAAATGTTCGCGGGCTTGCGACAGCGCGATTCGCAAATTACCGGCAGTCAATTCTCGATACTCTGGATGAGCTCGGTTACGAGGCCGACTGGCAGTTGCTGTACTCGAGCGAATACGGTGTGCCGCAGCTCCGACCGCGCTTTGTTTTGGTGGCATTCAAGAAGGGTAACCTTGAGAATTTCAAGTGGCCAAGTCCCGCTGGCACACCGCCTTCCGTAGGGAAGGTGCTTAAGCCGCTTATGGCAGAGCGAGGATGGCTCGGTGCCACGCAGTGGGCTCGAGGTGCTAATGCAATCGCACCGACCCTTGTCGGGGGCTCTAAGAAGCACGGCGGGGCGGATCTTGGGCCGACGCGTGCTAAAGAGGCGTGGCTTAAGCTTGGCGTGAATGGCAAAGGCATTGCTGATGAGGCTCCAGGTCCCGACGAAGCAATGGACCACATCCCCAAGCTCACGAACATTATGGCGGCAAGGGTTCAGGGCTTTGATAAGAAGTGGCGGTTTGCCGGACGGAAGACGTCGGTTTACCGCCAAATCGGAAATGCGTTCCCGCCGCCGGTAGCCACTGCGATCGGTGAGTCGATCGCAGTAGCAATTGGTGCATCATCTGAAAGCTCACGCTCAACGAGGGGGACACAGCTTCGTAGCGTTAGCTAG
- a CDS encoding PD-(D/E)XK motif protein, with the protein MRTRETFLRAKRSGTDVSAGEATVLLHGDPGSKYRTWVGLDREGRAVAYFELGDSSLKGAFSASRVILVEPATLSFDDDPTRLKVAKVACLEPRLDEVFLAFMDEVVENVKMDNPVEVLSLAVSAWRRLLQKAQSTLKLTALTGLYGELLFLENLVRVNGVSAINCWQRSGKDPQDFISSNCRVEIKTSRFQNRQAVNVNGLKQLELPREAALYLGVAEAEQDGGGERIDDVIERLLDLNLDRQRLVDKLADAHYVIGMPEGQEKFTLVSWRFWRIDEDCPVLNLSSVSQSVSMAISDVKYVLNLSALGESSSDFDFTKLSDLEQTESK; encoded by the coding sequence GTGAGAACACGTGAGACTTTCTTAAGAGCCAAGCGTTCTGGTACAGACGTAAGTGCCGGAGAAGCAACGGTACTTCTCCATGGGGATCCTGGATCCAAGTATCGAACATGGGTAGGGCTTGACCGTGAAGGTAGAGCGGTAGCCTATTTCGAACTCGGTGATTCAAGCTTGAAAGGAGCGTTTAGTGCAAGTCGGGTTATTCTCGTGGAGCCGGCGACCCTGTCGTTTGACGACGATCCCACTCGTTTAAAGGTTGCAAAAGTGGCCTGCCTTGAACCAAGGCTCGATGAGGTGTTCCTTGCGTTTATGGATGAGGTCGTCGAAAACGTCAAGATGGATAATCCAGTCGAAGTACTCTCACTCGCAGTCTCTGCGTGGCGAAGGTTATTACAGAAGGCTCAATCGACGTTGAAGTTGACGGCACTCACTGGACTGTATGGGGAGTTACTCTTCCTTGAGAATCTTGTTCGGGTCAATGGTGTGTCAGCAATTAATTGTTGGCAACGATCAGGAAAGGATCCGCAAGATTTTATTAGTTCGAACTGCCGGGTAGAAATTAAGACTTCGCGTTTCCAAAATCGCCAAGCTGTCAATGTCAATGGCTTAAAACAGCTCGAACTACCGCGAGAAGCTGCTCTGTACCTAGGAGTGGCTGAGGCGGAACAGGATGGGGGCGGTGAACGGATCGATGATGTTATTGAGCGATTACTGGATTTGAATCTAGATCGTCAGCGTCTAGTAGACAAACTAGCTGATGCCCATTATGTGATTGGTATGCCAGAAGGCCAAGAAAAGTTCACTTTAGTTTCCTGGCGGTTCTGGCGTATCGATGAGGATTGTCCTGTACTCAACTTATCCTCGGTTTCTCAAAGTGTATCCATGGCAATTTCCGATGTGAAGTATGTGCTTAATCTATCAGCACTCGGAGAATCTTCATCCGATTTTGACTTCACCAAACTTAGTGATCTAGAGCAGACGGAGTCTAAGTGA